Below is a window of Aggregicoccus sp. 17bor-14 DNA.
GATGCTCTCCCGCCCGATGCCGGTGGCCTCCAGGCCCTCCATGTAGACGGAGTGCGCGCGCTCGCCGAGGTGGCCACGCAGCTTGCCCAGGATGTGCCGCCACACCGCGTGGTCGCGCGGGGTGTAGCCGGCGTAGTCCTGCGTCACCACGTAGCGCCGCAGGTGGGCAGGCAGGCGGGCGATGGTCCTCTCGGTCGGCGTCATGGTCGGACACTCCTCTCCAGGCCCCGAATATGGGCACGGGAGGGGCCAACGAGAATCCGATAAAAACCGAAGACTATTTCGATTTTCCGCCTGACGCACCGAGCCGTCGGCGCAGGCCCGCGAGGATGCGCTGAGCCTCTGCGCCCGGGCCGCCGGTGGGCCACAGCGCGACGATCTCCACCGTCTGCGGCGCCTCCTCGCGCAGCCGCCACACGTGGAGGTCCGGGGGGAAGGGCTGCATCGGGCGCAGGTCCGGCGCGATGGCGCAGGCGCCGTAGGCGCGCAGCAGCTCGTACAGCTGCAGGAAGCTCTCGGCGCGCGCCGCCTCCTGCACGCTCACGCCGTGCTGGGCGAAGCGCGCGCTGTTCGCGCCGCCGTAGGGGTCGTTGCGAAGCCAGTCCACGAAGGCCTCGCCCTGCAGGTCCTCCACGCGCACCGCCCGGCGGCCGCCCTGGCGCTCCACGAGCGCGCTCTGCGGCGCCGCGAGCACGACGAAGGGCAGCTGCAGCAGCACCGCCGTCTCCACGCCGCCGTGCGGGGGCAGGGGAGTGAAGGCGAGCGCGAGGTCCAGCTGCCGCGACTGCAGCTGGCGCACCAGCTCGTAGGGCCCGGCGAAGCTCACCGCGAGCTTCAGGTCCCCCGCGGCCGCGTCCTTCGCGATGCCGGCGAAGAGCGCGGTGGAGAGGGTGGGGTTGAGCGCGAGCCGCAGCGTGGAGCCCGTGCTCGCGAGGTCTCTCAGGCGCTTGAGGTCCAGCTGGTGCAGCGGGGTCTGGCTGCCCTCGTAGAGCCGCTCCCCGCGCGAC
It encodes the following:
- a CDS encoding LysR family transcriptional regulator, which translates into the protein MTTRKLVRHLVWLESFTAAVEAGSLEGAAEHLGVARSVVSEHLRALEDALAGGEPLLERGPGRRLQLTSRGERLYEGSQTPLHQLDLKRLRDLASTGSTLRLALNPTLSTALFAGIAKDAAAGDLKLAVSFAGPYELVRQLQSRQLDLALAFTPLPPHGGVETAVLLQLPFVVLAAPQSALVERQGGRRAVRVEDLQGEAFVDWLRNDPYGGANSARFAQHGVSVQEAARAESFLQLYELLRAYGACAIAPDLRPMQPFPPDLHVWRLREEAPQTVEIVALWPTGGPGAEAQRILAGLRRRLGASGGKSK